Proteins encoded in a region of the Oscarella lobularis chromosome 5, ooOscLobu1.1, whole genome shotgun sequence genome:
- the LOC136186841 gene encoding protein moonraker-like, which yields MEQSKYLRNQLHFNLNSTFDRRRPTFKPAKPGPIIIEQIKETSTHQSDDSPQSTRPISKRLQQAIILARRDVRRGVLVAPPSISDHSLPIQSHQQSSPPPSPPRSSVLLRTARRQPRFPLETPVSGSTVTRRQYAAKDKETLTRDEKEVIEIYRLRRQLNDQLKKIKKTPGSGGVLMPSPPTRHRFRETLFDQHQNAASVRAVVKAEEQAARSARMLYVLQRQVHDIQDELGRRERQPLSVRHTKKSQTLSRLAAAHRAAVRAIQTFVQCGQPRGYASLGGIQKELGYLIQQLSACCTQMDIDGPKVMADVLESVEGDRDDVVARRDKDGVGLVSGKQEKSKIVLKRRSTKRSQPLEGERRKQILHQRDAVVSRPVGKSTHRFPSRNLTEKKAEPPAKTKKKKKKRTTVRKETLVEKRKDEEIAEKENQLKSLRAAFQEMMGKEAARQVWLDQETQKQMEEIAALRRVEKERLAAIRSHSTQRTRSRRKPEEGKMSSLRYQLSEKAVAATSSHADFVAERLLNDLLIETAQELSRIDAETKSEEQAVEELSRPTLEAIGQHLDAFEAEEEEIRRKWRTIEYEDADDVESSGFACRFTSSSRQKKAKASTRRETELCVLEETRDRLLKSQRAYDEYLRDGAARPLGRFDPSAVVEKISDGLLTGCLRDVADEIERHCDDYVEENVFSPEFAPEEK from the exons ATGGAACAGAGCAAATATTTGCGAAATCAACTTCATTTTAACTTGAATTCTACCTTTGACCGTCGTCGGCCAACATTCAAACCAGCAAAACCCGGTCCAATAATAATTGAACAAATCAAGGAGACATCAACTCACCAAAGCGACGACTCACCTCAGTCTACGAGACCAATATCAAAACGCCTTCAACAGGCAATCATTCTTGCTCGCCGAGACGTACGCAGAGGTGTCCTAGTGGCTCCACCTTCAATCAGTGATCATTCCCTTCCTATTCAATCACATCAACAGTCATCACcgcctccttctcctcctcgctCTTCCGTGCTGCTTCGAACAGCAAGACGTCAGCCAAGGTTTCCTTTAGAGACACCTGTGTCTGGTTCAACGGTGACACGTCGTCAATATGCTGccaaagacaaagagacaTTGACTCGAGATGAGAAAGAGGTTATTGAGATATATAGATTGCGTCGGCAGTTGAACGATCAGCTcaagaaaataaagaaaacgcCAGGAAGTGGCGGCGTCTTGATGCCGTCTCCTCCTACGAGACATCGATTCAGGGAAACACTGTTTGATCAGCATCAAAATGCAGCCAGTGTTCGAGCAGTTGTAAAGGCTGAAGAGCAAGCAGCTAGATCAGCTCGAATGCTCTACGTTTTGCAGAGACAA GTGCACGACATACAGGATGAACTGGGAAGGCGAGAGAGACAGCCTTTGTCAGTCAGACACACTAAGAAA AGTCAGACTCTGTCTCGCTTGGCTGCCGCTCATCGCGCTGCCGTTCGAGCAATTCAGACGTTCGTTCAATGCGGTCAGCCGCGCGGCTACGCGTCGCTCGGCGGAATACAGAAAGAGCTAGGCTATTTGATACAGCAATTGTCGGCGTGCTGCACGCAGATGGACATTGACGGGCCAAAGGTAATGGCAGACGTACTTGAGTCTGTTGAAGGTGAcagagacgacgttgtgGCTCGTCGTGACAAAGATGGTGTGGGCCTCGTTTCAGGAAAACAGGAAAAG AGCAAAATCGTTTTGAAGAGACGATCAACTAAACGAAGTCAACCTCTAGAAGGAGAGCGGCGAAAGCAg ATTCTGCATCAACGGGATGCTGTTGTTTCGAGACCCGTTGGAAAGAGCACTCACCGATTTCCTAGTAGAAATTtaactgaaaagaaagctgagcCGCCGGCAAAAACT aaaaagaagaaaaagaaaagaacgactgTGAGAAAGGAAACTTTAGtagaaaagcgaaaagacgaagaaatcgcggagaaagaaaaccaGCTCAAATCACTAAGAGCTGCTTTTCAAGAAATGATGGGAAAAGAAGCGGCAAG gCAAGTCTGGCTAGATCAAGAGACTCAAAAACag ATGGAAGAAATTGCCGCGCTAAGACGCGTTGAGAAAGAAAGGCTCGCGGCAATCCGATCACATTCAACACAGAGAACAAGAAGTCGTAGAAAG CCTGAAGAGGGAAAGATGTCTTCACTGCGTTATCAACTGTCAGAAAAAGCCGTTGCAGCT ACATCTTCCCACGCGGACTTTGTTGCCGAACGTCTCTTGAACGACTTGCTAATCGAAACTGCGCAAGAATTGTCAAG AATTGACGCTGAAACGAAATCAGAAGAGCAGGCAGTCGAAGAATTGAGTCGACCGACGCTCGAAGCAATCGGACAGCATTTAGATGCATTCGAG gcggaggaagaagaaattcgacgcaAATGGCGTACAATAGAATACGAAGatgcagacgacgtcgaatcgtccGGTTTCGCGTGTCGCTTCACTTCGTCCAGTCggcaaaagaaagcgaaagcgtcgacgcgtaGGGAAACGGAGCTTTGCGTGCTAGAAGAGACGCGCGATCGACTACTGAAGAGTCAGCGTGCATACGACGAATACCTGCGAGACGGCGCTGCTCGTCCTTTGGGACGATTCGATCCATcggccgtcgtcgagaa AATTAGTGACGGATTGTTGACTGGTTGCCTCCGTGACGTTGCCGACGAAATAGAAAGACACTGCGACGACTACGTCGAGgagaacgttttctctccCGAATTTGCTCCAGAAGAAAAGTGA